The following DNA comes from Mauremys reevesii isolate NIE-2019 linkage group 23, ASM1616193v1, whole genome shotgun sequence.
TACCAGGGTGGGGGGTGAATAGGATTTATAACTTGTGAAAAGTAACAAGTCACTAAAGTGCGAAGCTGCAGTGAACAGGAACAAAGGGCAACTCAGCCCCCAGATCCCTCATTTACAATTCCAATGGGCCATGAAAGAGCCCGACAAGCAGGAGCAAGGGGAAGATCTTTATCCTTCAACTCTGTCCCCAGCCAGCTAAGGCTCTTGCTCCCCTCCTTTCTGCTGGGGGAGGTGAGGACTGGTGCAGCTGTaggagctgggggagcaggaATTTCTTGCCTGTTGGGTCTTTGTTCTTAACGAGTGTTGCCCATGGTGTGTAAGGGAAACactaaaaaaaatccacatcccaGGGTGCAGAGCCTGAGGCTAAGGAGAGAAATCTCAGTCCTATGACTGAGATTAGGTGATGTGGGAAAGACCAACTCAATCAGAATTGTTTTATGCAATGCACTGGGATCCATGCAATATGATCCTCTTCCTGATAAGTGTAACCTAGCAGGGTGACTGTCTAATCTCCAGAACGTAAAGAGGTACTGGAGCACCATGCACCAGGTATGGTGCTGCACCATAGTTTTTTCTTTGGGCATGTCATTGCCCCATTGTAAGAGGCTGGGCAAGGGATAGCTGAAGGGAATAGATGAATGATTCCAAGTGATGGGTTGTTTTGCTTGCGTCTGTTTTGAACAGAGGGTGAAGAGATTGATGTGGTGACAGTGGAGAAGAGACAATCGCTCAGCATGAGGAAGCCGGTCACCATCACCGTGCGAGCAGACCCCCTGGACCCCTGCATGAAACACTTCCACATCTCCATCCATCAGCAACAGCACAACTACGCTGCCCGCTCTCCACCAGACCCCTGCTCCCAGGAGGAGGCCTCAGAGAAGGAGATCAAGGAGGAGCCCCTGAGCAGCCCAGAGCAAGCCACAGAGAGCTCATCGCCTGAGCCTTGCCTGCTGAAACCCGGGAGCGCCCCAAGCTCAGATAGCGAGGACATGGCCAAGAGGAAAAACCACAACTACTTAGAACGCAAGCGGCGAAATGATCTCCGCTCACGCTTCCTGGCACTGAGGGATCAGGTCCCCGGTCTGGCTAACTGTCCCAAAACCCCCAAAGTGGTGATCCTGAGCAAAGCTTCGGAGTACCTGCAGTCGCTAGTTAATGCAGAGAGGAGGATGGCTGCAGAGAAGAGGCAGCTGAAGTTGAGACAGCATCAGCTGCTGAAACGAATCGCCCATCTCAAGGGACGTTAGCTACCAAAAACTTGACACCTTTCCAATATTGATTTGCACATTTTTGGTTATTGTGAACCCTCCAAACTACagatcccagaatgcactgcagcCAGCGCACACAAATATGGCTTGCATTCTAGGAAATTTAAACTGTGCGGGGGGGTGGGTTCTTTGTCTCCCTTATTCACGTCTGGTCTCGGGTTCCTTCTTTAACAGAGCAGGGAGTTGCCAACTGTGGGCTGAGTTAACTCTCATCCTTTGGGGACGCTGGTAGGTTGGCACCGGAATAATGTAGACACTGGATTTTGCAAGACACTTGGGCTGAAATTGTCAAAAGTGACCATTGAGTTCGGGGTGTCTCATTTTGAGGGTGTCCAACTTGAAGCACCTGCGTCCTGACTGCCAGAGCTGCTGAGCCACCTGAACAGAGATGTGGAACAACGCCGGCTGAGGCCCACAGGAGCTGCCTCAGTGCCTCTGGGCTTCAGGTGCCTGAAATTGGGCACTTACAAATTGAGGCCCTTTTCCAAACTAGGGGCCTGAGTGGACAACCCAAACCTAGAGATGGCAGGATCCTCAGTCAGACAGAGAGGACCTGTCACTGAATCCAGCTATTCTGTGGATTTACTTTCATACACACACAGTTTTAGGTGGATTGTTAACATGGCCGGTGCTGCCATGGACCTATTAAGTTTGACCCAACTTCTGTCGTTCCACCCAACCCCAGCACTGGTTCCCCTGGTGTGGTGCTCTTCCACCGTCCCTTCCCTGACCCATCCTCGGGGTTCGTACTGGCCCgcctccccaaccaccacccttcacaacatcccccatCCTATTCTGCAGCAGGGGGGACTGAGCCCATGTACCCAACACATCCCCTCCAGAAGAAGTCCATTGAATTCCTAAGTGGCTCCTGCTCCACTGCAACTGAGTCGAGAGAATCTAGGCCAGGGTGTTCAGATCCAGAATACAAGGGGGTTGCAATCTGGTGGTCCAGTTTGGGTCCATCTCTCTAGAAGCAGTGACAGCTGGGGAACGCCTAGAAGTGCATTGGGAAAGCTTTTCTCTAGGGGCCAGGGCTGCTGTTAAAGATCCTTTTTCTCCCAGGGGTGGGATGATGCCTGGATAAACTCCTATCCCTGGAGAAGAACCGAGACTGACATGGACTGTACCTCACTTTCTTACCACTTTACACAGTAGCTTGTCTTGAGGGTTGTGTTCTAGGAACTGCTGCTGTAACTGCCTGAGTCTTATACTGGAGGACCCTTTTTTTAATACTGTATTTTTGTACAACTTTTTTGAAGAGTATTGTTAAAGATTTGTCTTTTTGTAAACCTTTTTTGGGGAGTGTGTGCATTGTCCCTGCTGCAGCGTGGAGAGTATGTGTTGGGGGGGGAAATGCCTTTCTAGGAGAGTCCAGGTCCTATGTTCTGATTTACTGTTGGGGAATTAAGTGAGAGATTCCTGGGGCGGGGGATGTTATctggggcccagctcctcaaGCAGTATAATGGGCTTTTGAATGGGGttttcccctctttctctctccctctctctcagagGATGAGGGTGAAAATTACTCTGTGTGGCTGACTTCCCGTATTCCCCAAAAGCAGGCTCCTAAGAGCGATGCTGCTTCAGATCCCAGCTGTAGCCCAGGACTGATGACAAGGGCTGATCGAATTGTTGCCTGGAGCTACTTTGTCTTTACTAGGTGGGTAGAAGCCACCTCTTAGAAGGGATCTGATCAGGACTCCTGTTTGCTGACCTGCAGCGACCCTCCCTGAAGTGGCGTTTGTTCAGCTGGCCAAGTGTCTTCTCTCACCTCCTCACAAATCTCCCTCTTCTGTGAATACTAACCAgtggatgtggggaggggagtaggACAGGTGGCCTTCATCTCCCTTGGCACTGATGGGGCTGACCCTCGACTTTGCAGCAGAGACACACAGAGCAGCCGGTGAGCTGTCTGCCTCCTAACTGACCTATTGAGAAACTTTAGAGTTAACACTGTGGTCGGATTTAGCACTTTCTTCATTACCTCACACTTCATAAATAAATAAGTTACAAAGACAGACTGGGTTGGCTTTTTCCATAGAGTTGTTCCCTGGGTGCCTGTTTCcaggggggataactgccactgCAGCTGCCCTAACTAACTAACTTGTCCAGCTTTGAGTCTTTGCGGGGGCCCTGGAGAAGGGTGCAGTGGCATCGCTATTGCATGAGTGGTTAAGATGAGCCATAAACTATGCACAAAGCTAAGGAGGGCTGCTGGGTCAATAGGACTTTCACCTACAGCTCTTCCCTCTGCTGTTGGAGAAGGGCCACCATATCTCACTCACAAAGCTTTGTCTTTATAGGAAGGGGCGTGTGCTGTCTTCTGGCCATTTGGCCATATCCCTGAATGGCAGGATCAAAACATCAGCACAGGCACTGTTACTGTGCCTGAGCTATCCCAGGCAAGTAACAGTCACTGAGCACAGTTATAGGACAGATGTGTGTCTAGAGAATTATCACAGCTGTTAGATCCCCAAATGCCCTTGGGGAAGGCTTTGGATGatggcttgggggagggggggtgcagaAATTAGAGTGCAAGATATTTAGAACCAAACAGTAGGATATTTTCCTTTAAGCAGCACATAAGCTCCTGCGAGCAAGACTAGTCCCTTTGTGTAGGCATTCTCATGAAATGTAAAATGTGGAATGGCTACAGCAGTGGGTCCTGGGAAACAAATCACCTAGATTCATTTCTCTTTAAGTGGTTTTATTGAGGAAGAGGGGCTGAGAGCTGAGTTCCTCTAATGAGGGACTCGATGTAATTTTAAACTCTTCTAATGGTGCTACAGAGCAGTCAGCATGCGGAATTCACTGCCCCTGAAGGTCATCAAGATGAATATGATGATGAATTGTCAGTGAGTAACTAGAGGAAAGCTCAGACGGGGAATGAAATTGCTTGCTCGGGTGGGAGGGGGGCTAGACTTCCCTTTAGGGGCTACCAGAGAATTCCCTACATCCCCATATGCAGagtttgcaatattttttttaccTTAATTTGAAGCATATTTATTACCCATTAACAATTCCAGGTTATTGGTTTTAACTCCTTCTGGAGGCAAAATCCTGTACTAAATGCAATGAAGCGCAGGCATCGTGTTACTGCTAAGGCAGTCTCTAGAATGGGGCTAAAATACCATTTAAAGAGAGGTTTAGTTGTCTGAATgaagcaaaagcagcaaagagtcctgtggcacctattagactaacagacgtttgggagcatgagctttcgtgggtgaatacccacttagtcagaTGCAAGTCTTTTAAAGAATGATTAATCAAAGCTCCATGTTTCTTTTGGTTCCTGAAATAGCTGCCATGTTGTGTTGTGCCACACTTCTGTTGTGTGTTGCATCAGATGAGGTTGAAGCATTGTACAGACACTGGAGTTCAACTTGGAATACTCTGCTGTGACTTCTAATGGTCACACAGCCAAACTGGGAGTCAAACCCAGGTGTTCTGACTCCTAATACCTTGCTCTCACCTCTACACAAAACACTTGTGGTAAAGAATATAGGTTCAAAGTGTCTAGATTTATTGTGCCAGGAGGGCAGGGTGGGAAGGAATAGATACACTCTTCAATGCAGCAGTAGGGGTTGAGTTGATCCTCTCTTATTCGTCCAGTCTGCTTGTCCCAGAGCATGACAAGAAAAAGATGGAAGGTGGGATTTGTATATGAATTTCCATGAGTTTAGCACAAGTTTAATTGCAAGTCAATGGGACGTGTGCTGCTAagccatttaggcacctaactctgattgatttcagtggcagttaggagcctaaataccgtTGAGGATCTGGGTTTTAAATGCccttgaaaatctcacccagagACTCCATTTAGTTCAGTTTAGCGGTTGGATTGTACACAGGCAAAAAACAATTTCTGGAGACATCTCTGTAAAGTTGTGCACTGAGCTGGCTTGGAagcataagtgctggaactaagggtgctgggtGGGACTGTCGCACgtcctggcttgaagtagtaataagcCAAATACATGGTCTCTGCCTTCaggagctctcccagtgctgcaggtactccacctccctgtggggattagcttacagtgctgggagcgctggggcactgtttacactggcactttgcagtgCTGTAACTTGCGCtcagggggggtgttttttcacacccctgagcgagaaagttgcagtgctgtaaagcaccagtgtagccaaggcctgagctAGGTCTGGCTAGGGATAAGTCtgagcatattaaaaaaaaaaattaggtttgcATAAAATACTCAGACCAAATCATAACCCACTGTTGAAGAGGATGGTTAGTGGAGTAAGCCTTGTGTTTGAAATAGACCCATTGGAAGCACAGGTTAAAAATACATCAGGATTAAATAAACCTGACATCTACCCAAAGCAGACAAATCGAATAAAGTGTGCATGGATGTGTGCATCTCTTGAATGAGACTTTCTGTGTGTACATTAAAGATGCCAGGGTATTTTTATAAGGATGGTGTTTTACTCTGTTAAAATTACTTACAGAGAGGTTTTTAAAGGGCTTTCTcctattttggggggagggtgggcGGGCAGAGGCTTAATGACAGAAGGTATGAAAgatatttaaatgaaacaaacagggCTATTTGTGTTTGGAAGTTACAAGTTCTTCTGGGATCAGTCaatttgaaatctagtcaatttcaaAACCAAGTTAAAAGTAGCTTTCGATGTTACACCTGTCCATGAAGCTTCCTGCCATTTTCTGTCACTTTTCAAGTACAGCTTCCTATCTTTAAACATGCTTTTTCTAGTATTACTACATGAAGGACCCAGGGAAACTGACAGTACAAGGTAAATAttgaaactgactatacacacAGTGCTGCCAAAAGCACATAATAAACAAAGGGAAAGCATATTTCCCCCTCTAATCTCCTTCAGCAATCAGACTCTCAGATGTTAGCTGTAATAATAGTAAACAGTTTCagacaaaagccaattttttAAGTTCACATTGTCCTGTTAACACCAAGCCTTTTGGGAGGGGTCACCCCATTTCATATTGCATGTATTCTACCATTCCATGGACCATGCGTTACTCTGCGACTGTAACTTTTACTACACTCTTGCAAAATTCTTCTTGTACAGGGTGAGTAATTTGTTCTGGGTGAGTAAAGAATCATGTTTTTTCTATTCTTATCATGCTGAAGGGTGGTGGCGGGTGTTTGTGCCTGGGTTGGTAAAGTTTGTGACAGTTTGGCAAGCCTGCTATAATCTCATCTCCTCCAATGATATGTCTCCTTGCTGCCTCTAGCTTTCCCTGTTGCTATGCCAAAAGATGTATGTTGCTAGGATAAGAGccattttctctccctcttctgTATCTGTTGCTGCAGTAGAAGTCAGAGAACCCCCTCTGTTACCTTGGTAACAGTCTCCTCCTACTGTCTCCCTGGTAACAGTCTCCCCCATCTTTTTCTTCCCTCTTCTCTCTGTTGCTACAGTAACAGTTGCCTGCTCCCCATCTCTCCCTGTTGCCGCTTTAGTTCTTTATCCCTCTGTAGGGCATGCACTTAGTCACCATAGTAACATTCTCCCTCTTTCCTCTGTTGCTATGGTaaccttctccctctcccccagtccaCTTCTCTTCTACCCCTCCACTTCTCTGTTGCTGCAGTACCAGGGCCCCCCATAACAGCCTAAAGGAAGATCCCTGTAGTCAGCTCCCAAGGGGCTTAGCTCTCGCACTGCCAGGGCTTTACAGGGATGAGGGTGAAGCTCCGGGGCGGGCGCTGGTTTCTAGGGATGGGACATGTCTAGGTGATCGTTAGCCGGGGTACGGTCGGGCCCACTCCGGCTCCGGGGCCCGTTTGTGCCAGGCTCTGCACAAACgggccctgcccccaagagcaGTGGAAGCAGATGGTCCCCAGCAGCtcacgggggggtggggtgtgtgtgtgtcagggggagGGGGATAAATATATTCCTGTGTAGggcccctagggtgaccagatgtcccgattttatagggacagtcctgatatttggggctttttcttatagagaggcctattccccccccccaattgttcacacttgctgtctggtcaccctaaggggcCGGATGTCAGCCCTGGAGCGGGCACCCCCGGGGCAAGGGCCTGGCTTGGCCGGGAGAGCCCCAGCCTGCAATGGGCTCCGgctctttccccccccacccaggggcgcAGCCAGGCCTCCTCCGTCCCTCCCCTTCTCCCGTTCCCATAGCAGCCGCCGGCCgctccgcccccccctccccgccgccaTGGCCGCGGCCGCCGCGCGCTCCCTCTCCAGGCCCGGCCGCCGGGCGCTGCCGCTGGTGGTGATCCTGGGCGCCACGGGCACCGGCAAATCCGAGCTGGCGCTGCAGCTGGGCCTGCGGCTGGGCGGCGAGATCGTCGGCGCCGACTCCATGCAGGtagcgcggggcgggggggagccggGCCTCAGGCCGGCCGGGGAGGGAGCTCGGAGCCCCCCGCAGGGATCAAGGCCTGCGGAGCCGGGGCCTCCCGAGGGCTGCGTGGGGAGAAGGAGCTGAGTATCGCTGCACCACAGAGCGGAGCCAGGAGACCCCAGCTACCCCGCCCTGGTTCTGGGCTTTGTGGGGTGAACTCAAGGGCGAGCCCCGCAAAGCGTCCCTCCAGGTGGGGGGTtgctctgactccgcagctccccgTTCTCCCTGCAGCTGGGGCCCCTCCAATTGCAAAGCCCAGCGTGGGCCTGTTATTGTGCAGTACGTGCTGCGGtttgcagcctggagcccctgctcTGGCTTCCCCTAACTCACCGAGGTGTGTGCAACACCCcatacccccccccccgttacacacacaccccagagggAAATAACCCCACCGGACTCAGCGTAATTGCAGATTGTTTTCTAAGAACCAACGCTGCTTCCTGAAGATGTGGTAGGTGGAACAACGTGTGTGTCTTTCAGTTCAATCAAATGACATTTTCCTCTCTGTGAAATATGCAGCaagtgtccttttaaaaaaatgaacttgCCTTCAGGATAGAGGCTCTGTGTTAATTTTTTTCAAGCTgggagaccctcagcctcccagttGCTGCCCGGACGTGCTGTTGAGAATTACCCCTGGCCTAGCCCAAAACAGGGCCTGGAAGCGCTTAGGATGGTGTCTAGGAGTCAACCCATAACTTTAAACCTGTTTGGGACGTCTTTGTTCTTTGTTCACCGGAACTTGGTGAGATCTCTACAAACAAGCCAAGTTTGACTTTTCAccgggggcggggtgtgtgtgcgatctgtttctttgttttttaacacATGCATAACTCAAAAATGGTGGGACTGATTTTGTTCAAATTTCCCCTCAGCCAAAAATAATTTCACCTTTGGAATGAGACTGGGCCTGGACAATTGAAACCCAGAAAGAATCAGTATGAGAAGTGACGAGCTCAGGGAATGCAGAATGGAAGTTGAAGCTCACATGCTTGCTCTTATAAGCACAGCTTCCCATCGGGATCCTCTGGCATGGACTCTTGTTgtgtctcattgaagtcaataaggcTCTGCGGAGCACGTGAGACCTCCATAAATGAATCCCAATGCAAGGTCAGGGGCTTACAATGTTAAATAAAACAGGACAGCAGCTCACGGCCCTGTTCCTGCACTGAGCTCTGTGTAGGTGGTCTGCATTTGCATGGAGCCCTGTTACTCTGGGAGCGGGGGTCTGCCATTGGAGAGGTCATTGAGGGTCCAAATGAAGATAACAATCCAATCTGGAAGCTCAGTTGTGTGCTTCTATCACTGCTTATTAAAGGGACTGGCTGGctaaataggcttggcagaattcaaatgttatatttttataatttacAATATGCTTATTTTAAGccgttttttcaatttttatcagtTAACATTTTCACAGTCACAAGAGATTTTTTGGGGAgcgggtcagacaataattatttaatatcaATAGATGttgagattaaaaaagttaagtttatatctgttaaaacacaaattgccaTAATCACATGTCAAATTCTACAAAGTAaacatccttaaatcaaactcttgtAAGTGTTCAAactgcatttttcttatttttgaaatggatgtttactgacatttaccaacaaaagaCTAGTCCTTTTTAGCCTAAAGAgaaataatattaaaaacaatTCTTTATTAGTCACTAATGACACCATAGATCATGAAAGGGACAATGTCACCTTAAAAAAGCCCATGTAAACAAATCAATTTCTTTAGCTATCTTACTAATAACATGTTAGTTTATTACAAGCGAATGATGTTAATGCTTCCATTGTACCTGTCACTCTGTTTTATTTACTTGTTGGATTTCTGTTAGCTTGTACAAGGAAAATCAATGAagtaaattttgtttttgtttatagtCACTTTCACTGAGGTTCTTGGTGTTGTGATATTTGGGTTTCAAACACTGCAGAGGGATTGctactttaacatttttaatcgTTTTGTATTAAATTGTGGCAATAGTACgataagcttcttttttttttacaatattttaatCTGGTGCCAAATTTAAGGTGTTGGTTTTTACCTTTTCAACctgaaatcatttttttaaactgtcaacATGTTTCCCTCCCCTTTGCGCTGTTGTCTTTTTGCACCTCACTCAGTTTAGACATTGAAACTGGACTTGTTGCTTTTACTTTCTGGTTCTTGTGTATTAGCTCCCGGCTGCCGTTTAGGCTCTGAACACGGGAGGGGGGGATAGTCTAGAAACTCTTTCCACTGAATTTAAAACGAGTAATGAAAACACTTTTGCTCATGTGGGAGATTTTAAAACatagggaggtggggctggggcctgaACTAAGTTGGCATGACAAAATGAACATAACACCGTGAAGCTTTGTGCAGCATTGTCATGGTGTCTTTGAGGGCTATCCtcctttgggggagggatagctcagtagtttgagcattagcctgctaaatccagggttgtgagttcaatccttgaggggggccacgtagggatctggggcaaaaatcagttcttggtcctgctagtgaaggcagggggctggactcaatgaccctttgaggtcccttccagttctaggagattggtatatctccaatttttttttttttaccatcaaTTCAAGTGCTTGACCTAGGTATGTTAGAAAGCCACGTGCATGTGGGAATATCTGCTGGAGTCACAAGGTGAGGAGTCCTTTATGCTGACCAGCACTTAGAACAGTTTTCAGGAGGCCAAGCATATTCCTAGTGAATGGTCTGCTAGTCCTATAGAACGGTTGTCATCACATTTGGGGTTCCGACTCCATGGTAGATCACAAAGGGGTTTTCATAGAGGGAGGAGGTAACCTATTTTTCTCCGGAATCTAAGGCCCTGTCTAGATGGGACATTTCAGTGCAAG
Coding sequences within:
- the MYCL gene encoding protein L-Myc; this translates as MEFDSYQHYFYDHDSEEDFYRSTAPSEDIWKKFELVPTPPMSPLCSAGAKACCPGAGERSDWLSHCCLAGEEPEYLIDTGEIFGNLSAFVLQDCMWSGFSARERLEKVMTEKLSTGTQRVNPHKPSFAQDFGFNNSVSECVDPAAVFPCPLAENKHPPASGPERQCDSEGEEIDVVTVEKRQSLSMRKPVTITVRADPLDPCMKHFHISIHQQQHNYAARSPPDPCSQEEASEKEIKEEPLSSPEQATESSSPEPCLLKPGSAPSSDSEDMAKRKNHNYLERKRRNDLRSRFLALRDQVPGLANCPKTPKVVILSKASEYLQSLVNAERRMAAEKRQLKLRQHQLLKRIAHLKGR